One Thermodesulfobacteriota bacterium DNA segment encodes these proteins:
- a CDS encoding HigA family addiction module antitoxin produces the protein MSSNMRPIHPGEILRGEMGELGPSARRLAVALNVPANRITGILNEQRAVTADTALRLARYLGIAPEFWLNLQSAYDLLCARREVGRQKTSRTSPAWSSPCSPRRDGDHPPTHRKRRTAPKSPAGPGTQPTSRTLCTDPGRPPCPPLGGSASSTRHRQHQRSPLLGQVATLFCPSVPLTSTI, from the coding sequence ATGTCGAGCAATATGCGGCCCATCCACCCGGGGGAGATTCTGCGGGGCGAGATGGGGGAGCTGGGCCCCTCCGCGCGCCGGCTGGCCGTCGCCCTAAACGTGCCTGCAAACCGGATCACCGGCATTCTGAATGAGCAGCGGGCGGTGACCGCGGACACGGCTTTGCGTCTGGCCCGCTACTTGGGCATTGCCCCGGAGTTCTGGCTCAACCTGCAAAGCGCGTACGATCTGCTCTGTGCTCGCCGCGAGGTCGGCCGCCAGAAGACTTCGAGGACATCCCCGGCGTGGAGCTCACCGTGCTCCCCACGCCGCGACGGTGACCACCCGCCAACGCACCGAAAACGCAGGACAGCGCCGAAAAGCCCCGCCGGCCCTGGAACTCAGCCGACTTCGCGCACCCTGTGCACCGACCCAGGTCGTCCCCCGTGCCCTCCTCTCGGGGGATCCGCATCGAGCACAAGGCACCGCCAGCACCAACGTTCCCCCTTGCTTGGCCAGGTAGCAACGCTTTTCTGCCCGAGCGTCCCCCTCACCTCGACTATCTGA
- a CDS encoding cysteine desulfurase family protein: MDAAGQPRAYLDWNASAPLRPEARGALLAALDRFGNPSSPHREGREARDLLEAAREEVAAFLGCEAGEVVFTSGGTEANNLALASLAGGAGRRSFAAARLEHPSVLRPLEVLERGGWEARWLPVGEDGRVGVASLGGAGFGVLQAANQETGALQPLGAFAEEALAAGVPWHCDGVQAWGRVPLRAADLGCATASLSGHKLGAPKGVGALYARRGTAVEPLLRGGPQERERRAGTENLPGIAALAAACAAAARDREADAAWTAGLRDRVVLGVRALAPLAWWNGPEDGALLLPNTASLSLPGPEGEALVQALDLEGVAISAGPACASGAAEPSPVLRAMGVPQWRVRGAIRVSLGPTTRAEEVDRFLAVLAKVLGRMKAER, from the coding sequence ATGGACGCCGCCGGGCAGCCGCGCGCCTACCTGGACTGGAACGCCTCTGCCCCCCTGCGCCCCGAGGCCCGCGGGGCCCTGCTCGCCGCCCTCGACCGCTTCGGCAATCCCTCGAGCCCCCACCGGGAGGGCCGGGAGGCGCGGGACCTCCTGGAGGCGGCCCGGGAGGAGGTGGCGGCGTTCCTGGGGTGCGAGGCCGGGGAGGTGGTCTTCACGAGCGGCGGCACCGAGGCCAACAATCTGGCCCTGGCCAGTCTGGCGGGGGGCGCCGGGCGCCGTTCCTTCGCCGCGGCGCGGCTGGAGCACCCCAGCGTGCTGCGCCCCCTGGAGGTGCTGGAGCGGGGGGGCTGGGAGGCACGGTGGCTTCCCGTGGGGGAGGACGGCCGCGTGGGGGTCGCCTCCCTCGGGGGTGCCGGCTTCGGGGTCCTCCAGGCGGCAAACCAGGAGACCGGAGCCCTCCAGCCGCTGGGGGCCTTCGCCGAGGAGGCGCTCGCGGCCGGGGTTCCGTGGCACTGCGACGGGGTGCAGGCCTGGGGTAGGGTGCCGCTGCGGGCGGCGGACCTGGGGTGCGCGACCGCGAGCCTCTCGGGCCACAAGCTGGGAGCGCCCAAGGGGGTAGGCGCCCTGTACGCGAGGCGGGGAACCGCCGTGGAGCCGCTCCTGCGGGGCGGACCCCAGGAGCGGGAGCGGCGGGCCGGCACCGAGAACCTTCCCGGGATCGCCGCCCTCGCCGCGGCCTGCGCGGCGGCGGCCCGCGATCGGGAGGCCGACGCGGCGTGGACGGCGGGCCTGCGGGACCGGGTCGTGCTCGGGGTTCGGGCGCTGGCGCCCCTGGCTTGGTGGAACGGCCCCGAAGATGGGGCGCTGCTGCTGCCCAACACCGCGAGCCTGTCCCTGCCGGGGCCGGAGGGGGAGGCCTTGGTCCAGGCCCTGGACCTGGAAGGGGTGGCGATCTCCGCCGGACCCGCCTGCGCCTCGGGCGCCGCGGAGCCCTCCCCGGTGCTCCGAGCCATGGGCGTGCCCCAGTGGCGGGTGCGCGGAGCCATACGGGTGAGCCTGGGGCCGACCACCCGGGCGGAGGAGGTGGACCGGTTCCTGGCAGTGCTGGCGAAGGTGCTCGGAAGGATGAAGGCAGAACGATGA
- the mnmA gene encoding tRNA 2-thiouridine(34) synthase MnmA, whose product MKDHPSRRIAVGLSGGVDSAVAAALLVEQGWDAVGLTLKVWDASRCCSLEDAEDARRVARHLGIPFYVLDAHQVFERDVVAPFGAAYGRGLTPNPCVVCNRRVKFGWLWERARALGCDALATGHYARLVGPPGGRRLHKGADPGKDQSYFLVPEDPAVLDRLVFPLGSKTKEEVRRLAAERRLPVAGKPESQDVCFLPRGGLGAFLEERLGGRPGEIVNREGRVLGRHRGVHAYTVGQRRGLGLASSEPLYVLAVEPASARVVAGPRRAALAAGLRTGTPAWLVPPPPAPATWECAVKIRSTAREVPCRVEAQGEGLRVTFADPQFGVAPGQLAVFYEGDLVLGAAWIEGA is encoded by the coding sequence ATGAAGGATCACCCGTCACGCCGCATTGCCGTCGGCCTGAGCGGTGGCGTGGACTCCGCGGTGGCCGCGGCGCTCCTGGTGGAACAGGGCTGGGATGCGGTGGGGCTCACCCTCAAGGTGTGGGACGCTTCCCGGTGCTGCTCCCTGGAGGACGCCGAGGACGCGCGCCGGGTGGCCCGGCACCTGGGGATTCCGTTCTATGTCCTCGACGCCCACCAGGTCTTCGAGCGCGACGTCGTGGCCCCCTTTGGGGCGGCCTACGGCCGGGGGTTGACCCCGAACCCGTGTGTCGTGTGCAATCGCCGGGTCAAGTTCGGCTGGCTCTGGGAGCGGGCTCGGGCCCTGGGGTGCGACGCCCTGGCCACCGGGCACTACGCCCGGCTCGTGGGCCCGCCGGGAGGGCGCCGCCTGCACAAGGGGGCCGATCCGGGGAAGGACCAGTCCTACTTCCTCGTTCCCGAGGATCCAGCGGTCCTGGACCGCCTGGTCTTTCCCCTGGGAAGCAAGACCAAGGAAGAGGTACGCCGCCTCGCGGCCGAGCGAAGACTCCCGGTGGCGGGGAAGCCCGAGAGCCAGGACGTGTGCTTCCTGCCCCGGGGCGGCCTCGGGGCGTTCCTGGAGGAGCGGCTCGGGGGCCGCCCCGGCGAGATCGTGAACCGGGAGGGACGGGTGCTGGGCCGGCACCGGGGCGTCCACGCCTACACCGTGGGGCAGCGCCGGGGCCTGGGGCTGGCGAGCTCGGAGCCGCTCTACGTGCTCGCCGTCGAGCCGGCGTCGGCCCGGGTCGTGGCCGGCCCCAGGCGGGCCGCCCTGGCGGCGGGTCTGCGCACGGGCACGCCCGCGTGGCTGGTGCCGCCCCCGCCCGCACCCGCAACCTGGGAGTGCGCGGTCAAGATCCGATCGACCGCCCGGGAAGTTCCCTGCCGGGTGGAAGCCCAGGGCGAGGGCCTGCGCGTGACCTTCGCCGACCCCCAGTTCGGCGTAGCCCCCGGCCAGCTCGCCGTCTTCTACGAAGGCGACCTGGTTCTGGGGGCGGCGTGGATCGAGGGCGCGTGA
- the mtaB gene encoding tRNA (N(6)-L-threonylcarbamoyladenosine(37)-C(2))-methylthiotransferase MtaB: protein MRISVLTLGCKVNQYESRALEESLEARGHSLVPFGEPADAVVVNTCTVTHRSDRDARALIRRARREVPGARLLVTGCYAQVDPRALAVLGVDAVVGNGEKGAIPELLESRAEGVRVGESAALRELAPAPVGRFAGRARAYLKVQDGCACFCAYCIVPFARGPSRSLPLAEVRSGLARLGAGGHREAVLTGVHLGLWGRDLAPPEPFGALLDAAEVSGLARVRLSSLEPGELTAEVVARLGASRVLCPHLHVPLQSGSDRVLAAMGRPYTAGQFRERVEAAREAVPELCLGLDVIVGFPGETDADFGQTERLLEELPLAYLHVFPFSPRRGTRAWDLGDRVPPPVAAERSRRLRELSRKKRRAFERTHVGSVMLALPEGWAAPGVLALRTRNYIEVRMPWREPLPDGEVPVRLEGLARSGVAGRFAGGE from the coding sequence ATGCGCATTTCTGTTCTGACCCTGGGCTGCAAGGTCAACCAGTACGAGTCTCGAGCCCTCGAGGAGAGCCTCGAGGCTCGGGGGCACTCCCTGGTGCCCTTTGGCGAGCCGGCCGACGCGGTGGTGGTCAACACCTGCACGGTGACCCACCGCTCCGACCGGGACGCCCGCGCCCTCATCCGCCGGGCACGCCGGGAGGTGCCCGGCGCCCGCCTCCTGGTGACCGGGTGCTACGCCCAGGTGGATCCCCGGGCGCTGGCGGTCCTGGGGGTGGACGCGGTGGTGGGGAACGGGGAGAAGGGAGCCATTCCCGAGCTCCTGGAGTCCCGGGCGGAGGGCGTCCGGGTGGGGGAGAGCGCGGCCCTGCGAGAGCTCGCCCCGGCGCCCGTGGGCCGCTTCGCCGGCCGGGCCCGGGCCTACCTCAAGGTGCAGGACGGGTGCGCGTGCTTCTGCGCCTACTGCATCGTGCCCTTCGCCCGCGGTCCCTCCCGCAGCCTTCCCCTGGCGGAGGTGCGCTCGGGCCTGGCGCGGCTGGGGGCAGGCGGCCACCGGGAGGCGGTCCTCACCGGGGTGCACCTGGGGCTCTGGGGTCGGGACCTGGCCCCCCCGGAGCCCTTCGGCGCCCTCCTGGATGCGGCGGAGGTGTCGGGGCTCGCGCGGGTGCGGCTCTCGAGCCTGGAGCCCGGGGAGCTCACCGCCGAGGTGGTGGCGCGTCTCGGGGCCTCCCGGGTGCTCTGCCCCCACCTCCACGTCCCCCTCCAGTCGGGGTCCGACCGGGTGCTGGCGGCCATGGGGCGGCCGTACACCGCGGGGCAGTTTCGCGAGCGGGTGGAAGCCGCCCGGGAGGCCGTGCCCGAACTGTGCCTGGGTCTGGACGTGATCGTGGGGTTCCCGGGCGAGACGGACGCGGATTTCGGGCAGACCGAGCGCCTCCTGGAGGAGCTTCCCCTGGCCTACCTCCACGTCTTTCCCTTCAGCCCGCGCCGGGGCACCCGGGCCTGGGACCTGGGGGACCGGGTGCCGCCGCCCGTGGCCGCGGAGCGATCGCGGCGCCTGCGGGAGCTCTCGCGAAAAAAACGCCGGGCGTTCGAGCGAACCCACGTGGGATCGGTTATGCTGGCACTGCCCGAGGGGTGGGCCGCGCCGGGCGTGCTGGCCCTGCGTACCCGTAACTACATCGAGGTCCGGATGCCGTGGCGGGAGCCGCTGCCGGATGGGGAAGTCCCCGTCCGGCTCGAGGGGCTTGCCCGCAGCGGGGTCGCGGGCCGCTTCGCTGGAGGAGAGTGA
- the rnc gene encoding ribonuclease III, with product MDMRRREELRDLEEHLGYLFERPELLDQALTHKSYANEAEGPVADNERLEFLGDAVLDLTVSHLLFGLSPPLTEGEMSKVRAFLVKEESLKRLAGAFDLGSHLRLGRGEEQTGGRKKASILADAFEALLAAIYLDGGFELAYRFAESIFQPIIAEAGTEAIGHDHKTRLQELCQARYGKAPTYRLVSESGPDHDKVFEVEIAVANRSLGRGRGRSKKEAEQRAAEDALGILS from the coding sequence ATGGACATGCGCCGCCGCGAGGAACTGCGGGACCTGGAAGAGCACCTGGGCTACCTCTTCGAGCGCCCCGAGCTCCTGGACCAGGCCCTCACCCACAAGTCGTACGCCAACGAGGCCGAGGGCCCGGTGGCCGACAACGAGCGCCTGGAGTTCCTGGGCGACGCCGTGCTCGACCTCACGGTGTCCCACCTCCTCTTCGGGCTCTCCCCGCCGCTTACCGAGGGGGAGATGTCGAAGGTGCGCGCGTTCCTGGTGAAGGAGGAGAGCCTCAAGCGCCTGGCGGGGGCCTTCGACCTGGGCTCCCACCTGCGCCTGGGGAGGGGAGAGGAGCAGACGGGCGGGCGCAAGAAGGCCTCGATCCTGGCCGACGCCTTCGAGGCGCTCCTCGCGGCGATCTATCTGGACGGCGGGTTCGAGCTCGCCTACCGGTTCGCCGAGAGCATCTTCCAGCCCATCATTGCCGAGGCCGGCACCGAGGCCATCGGCCACGACCACAAGACGCGGCTCCAGGAGCTGTGCCAGGCCCGGTACGGCAAGGCGCCTACCTACCGCCTGGTGTCCGAGTCGGGCCCGGACCACGACAAGGTCTTCGAGGTGGAGATCGCGGTGGCCAACCGGTCCCTGGGCCGCGGCCGGGGCCGGAGCAAGAAGGAGGCGGAGCAGCGGGCCGCCGAGGACGCGCTGGGCATCCTGTCGTAG
- a CDS encoding MBL fold metallo-hydrolase — protein MIHEPLPGLFLVSLNLPREGFGGFIGAWVLRREGATVLVDPGPRATVPELLSQLAELGIQHLDALLLTHVHIDHAGGAGLVAARYPEARVVCHPKGIPHLADPAKLWAGSLQVLGELARAYGEIAAVPAERLEWGTDLQFGGLRVQTLETPGHAAHHVCFRAEELLFVGEAAGIRQAAPGGLYARPAAPPPFLYEEFRASLQRAAGAGAQGLCFGHGGYAPDARETFRAALEQLDLWVACVEECIRAGAQDVSEAAFRRLLDADPIFARHRELPPDVQARERYFFGNTIQGMRKDAERRLGAE, from the coding sequence ATGATCCATGAGCCCCTGCCCGGTCTGTTCCTCGTTTCCCTGAACCTGCCCCGGGAGGGGTTTGGGGGCTTCATCGGGGCCTGGGTCCTCCGCCGCGAGGGCGCGACCGTGCTGGTGGATCCCGGGCCGCGGGCGACCGTGCCGGAGCTTCTCTCCCAGCTTGCCGAGCTCGGCATCCAGCACCTGGACGCGCTGCTCCTCACCCACGTCCACATCGACCACGCGGGGGGCGCGGGGCTCGTGGCGGCCCGCTACCCGGAGGCACGAGTCGTCTGCCACCCCAAGGGCATCCCGCATCTGGCGGACCCCGCCAAGCTCTGGGCCGGGTCCCTCCAGGTGCTCGGCGAGCTGGCCCGGGCCTACGGGGAGATCGCGGCGGTGCCGGCCGAGCGCCTGGAATGGGGCACGGACCTGCAGTTCGGGGGGCTTCGGGTGCAGACCCTCGAGACCCCCGGCCACGCAGCCCACCACGTGTGCTTTCGAGCAGAGGAGCTTCTCTTCGTGGGGGAGGCGGCCGGGATACGCCAGGCGGCGCCGGGAGGGCTTTACGCCCGCCCGGCCGCCCCGCCGCCCTTTCTCTACGAGGAGTTTCGGGCCTCGCTCCAGCGCGCCGCGGGGGCCGGCGCCCAGGGCCTGTGCTTCGGGCACGGCGGCTACGCCCCCGACGCCCGGGAGACCTTTCGGGCGGCTCTGGAGCAGCTCGACCTGTGGGTGGCGTGTGTGGAGGAGTGTATCCGCGCCGGGGCACAGGACGTTTCGGAGGCCGCCTTCCGCCGCCTCCTCGACGCCGACCCCATCTTCGCCCGCCACCGCGAGCTCCCCCCCGACGTCCAGGCTCGGGAGCGCTACTTCTTCGGCAACACGATCCAGGGAATGCGAAAGGACGCGGAGCGGCGCCTGGGGGCGGAGTAG
- a CDS encoding Na(+)/H(+) antiporter subunit D encodes MIVETLPPGFLLWLGAALLPLLPQKLRGPAFVLFPLLALVRVWGLSEGVHLSVPFLDQELVWCQSDPLRRVFGLIFALIAVLGGVYSLHVRDLGQQVAALLYAGGALVVTFSGDYLTLFLGWEVMAVASACLVWARRTPEAAAAGLRYVLVHLLGGSLLLAGICLHVAQTGSLQIGAFAPGESLAAWLALAGVAVNVALPPLHAWLPDSYPKATATGAVFLSAFTTKTAVLVLALLFPGWGILVPLGVMMTLYGVTYAVLANDIREVLAYHIVSQVGYMVAGVGIGTELGINGAAAHAYSHILYKALLFMGAGAVLETTGRTHMAELGGLARRAPAVLILYMVAAFSISGVPLFNGFISKSAVVAAAAESHRTVSVVLLLLASVGTFLSVGLKVPYLTWFGPDRGIEPTRLPPNMLVAMGLTGGLCFLYGVWPDLLYRELPYPMPYRPYTGAHLAETLQILLVTFLAFWWLRKKFVGERKISLDTDWVYRAPGAAAGAWAVGTVNAGFAACETLVLRAVHGLAALARDPGRLAGPWGAPPGADPDRHRLPLGVSLALTLAALVVLAVWGLVRI; translated from the coding sequence GTGATCGTTGAGACGCTGCCCCCCGGGTTCCTCCTCTGGCTCGGGGCCGCCCTGCTGCCGCTGCTGCCCCAGAAGCTTCGGGGACCGGCCTTCGTCCTGTTCCCCCTGCTGGCTCTCGTTCGGGTGTGGGGCCTGTCCGAGGGCGTTCACCTCTCGGTTCCCTTCTTGGACCAGGAGCTCGTCTGGTGCCAGTCGGACCCCCTGCGCAGGGTGTTCGGCCTCATCTTCGCCCTGATCGCGGTGCTGGGGGGGGTGTACTCCCTCCACGTCCGGGACCTGGGCCAGCAGGTCGCTGCGCTCCTGTATGCGGGCGGGGCGCTCGTGGTCACCTTTTCCGGGGACTACCTGACGCTCTTCCTGGGCTGGGAGGTGATGGCGGTGGCGTCGGCGTGCCTCGTGTGGGCGCGCCGCACCCCCGAGGCCGCGGCGGCGGGCCTTCGGTACGTGCTCGTGCACCTCCTGGGGGGGAGCCTGCTCCTGGCCGGCATCTGCCTGCACGTCGCCCAGACGGGGTCCCTGCAGATCGGGGCGTTCGCCCCGGGCGAGTCCCTGGCGGCCTGGCTGGCCCTGGCCGGGGTGGCGGTCAACGTGGCCCTGCCGCCGCTCCACGCCTGGCTTCCCGACAGCTACCCCAAGGCCACCGCCACCGGAGCGGTCTTCCTGAGCGCCTTCACCACCAAGACCGCGGTCCTGGTGCTCGCGCTCCTCTTCCCCGGGTGGGGGATCCTGGTGCCCCTGGGGGTGATGATGACCCTCTACGGGGTCACCTACGCCGTGCTCGCCAACGACATCCGGGAGGTGCTCGCCTACCACATCGTGAGCCAGGTGGGCTACATGGTGGCCGGGGTGGGGATCGGCACCGAGCTCGGCATCAACGGGGCTGCCGCCCACGCATACAGCCACATCCTGTACAAGGCGCTCCTCTTCATGGGAGCCGGCGCGGTCCTCGAGACCACGGGCCGCACCCACATGGCGGAGCTCGGGGGCCTTGCCCGGCGCGCTCCGGCGGTCCTGATCCTCTACATGGTGGCCGCCTTCTCCATCTCCGGGGTCCCCCTCTTCAACGGCTTCATCAGCAAGTCGGCCGTGGTGGCGGCAGCCGCCGAGAGCCACCGCACGGTCTCGGTCGTGCTGCTTCTTCTCGCCTCGGTAGGCACCTTCCTGAGCGTGGGCCTCAAGGTGCCCTACCTCACCTGGTTCGGCCCGGACCGGGGCATCGAGCCCACGAGGCTGCCCCCCAACATGCTCGTGGCCATGGGGCTCACGGGGGGTCTGTGCTTCCTGTACGGGGTGTGGCCCGACCTCCTCTACCGGGAGCTCCCCTACCCCATGCCCTACCGGCCCTACACGGGAGCCCACCTGGCCGAGACGCTCCAGATCCTCCTGGTCACCTTTCTCGCCTTCTGGTGGCTGCGGAAGAAATTCGTCGGGGAGCGCAAGATCTCGCTCGACACCGACTGGGTCTATCGCGCACCCGGAGCCGCGGCCGGCGCCTGGGCGGTGGGGACGGTCAATGCCGGCTTTGCTGCCTGCGAGACCCTCGTGCTTCGCGCCGTCCACGGCCTGGCTGCCCTCGCGAGAGACCCCGGCCGGCTCGCCGGCCCCTGGGGCGCCCCCCCCGGTGCCGACCCGGACCGCCACCGCCTCCCCCTGGGCGTCAGCCTGGCACTGACCCTGGCGGCCCTGGTGGTTCTGGCGGTGTGGGGGTTGGTGAGGATTTGA
- a CDS encoding monovalent cation/H+ antiporter subunit D family protein, whose amino-acid sequence MTPAAPETWQTWVPLWAVLTSFGAVPLILLSGRRENLREFWTLAAAFAKFALVLTLLPGALGGRVAECTLLEISPGISLMLRADPLGTYFAVIASGLWILTSFYSIGYVRAAGEANQTRYFASFAVCLGATIGVALSANLLTFLVFYEILTIATYPLVIHKETPEAIAGGRKYLTYALTAGVLLLAAVGWTYQATGTVDFRAGGILEGAGLGPGELRALFVLFLAGVGVKAGIMPLHSWLPAAMVAPTPVSALLHAVAVVKSGVFGVVRVVGFVFGPEVMARHGLDLLLAAFAGATILLASFIALRQDNLKRRLAYSTVGHLSYIVLGVALLSPDGFTGGLLHLANHATMKITLFFCAGAIYVNLHKTEVSELDGIGRAMPWTMGAFTVGALGLAGVPPINGFASKWLLCLGSLEAGRIAVLGVFLLSGLLNAAYFFPIVHRAFFRNPAAQAAQGHGEAHGNGHEPGEAPAIMVVPICIVALLSILLGFYPDLFFGFFRLASAIAASVLGLPGGPGVAGLPGGTP is encoded by the coding sequence ATGACCCCCGCCGCGCCCGAGACCTGGCAGACCTGGGTGCCCCTGTGGGCGGTGCTGACCTCGTTTGGCGCCGTGCCCCTGATTCTGCTCTCGGGCCGCCGGGAAAACCTGCGGGAGTTCTGGACACTCGCGGCCGCCTTCGCGAAGTTCGCCCTGGTGCTCACGCTCCTGCCCGGGGCGCTGGGGGGCCGGGTGGCCGAATGCACCCTCCTCGAGATCTCCCCCGGCATCTCGCTGATGCTCCGGGCCGACCCCCTGGGCACCTACTTCGCGGTGATCGCCTCGGGCCTGTGGATCCTCACGAGCTTCTACTCCATCGGGTACGTGCGCGCGGCCGGGGAGGCCAACCAGACCCGGTACTTCGCGAGCTTCGCCGTGTGCCTGGGGGCGACCATCGGGGTGGCGCTCTCGGCCAACCTCCTGACTTTTCTCGTTTTCTACGAGATCCTCACCATCGCCACCTACCCCCTGGTCATCCACAAGGAGACCCCCGAGGCCATTGCCGGCGGGCGCAAGTACCTGACCTACGCCCTGACCGCCGGGGTGCTCCTGCTGGCGGCCGTGGGCTGGACCTACCAGGCCACCGGAACCGTGGATTTTCGCGCGGGGGGCATCCTGGAGGGCGCCGGCCTCGGCCCCGGCGAGCTGCGGGCGCTCTTCGTGCTCTTCCTCGCAGGGGTAGGGGTCAAGGCCGGCATCATGCCGCTCCACAGCTGGCTCCCGGCGGCCATGGTGGCCCCCACGCCGGTGAGCGCGCTCCTGCACGCCGTGGCCGTGGTGAAGTCCGGCGTGTTCGGGGTGGTGCGGGTGGTGGGGTTCGTCTTCGGCCCCGAGGTCATGGCCCGCCACGGGCTCGACCTCCTCCTGGCTGCCTTCGCCGGGGCGACGATCCTGCTCGCCTCGTTCATCGCCCTGCGCCAGGACAACCTGAAGCGCCGGCTCGCCTACTCCACCGTCGGCCACCTCTCCTACATCGTCCTGGGGGTGGCGCTGCTTTCCCCCGACGGGTTCACGGGGGGCCTGCTGCACCTGGCCAACCACGCCACCATGAAGATCACGCTGTTCTTTTGCGCCGGCGCCATCTACGTGAACCTCCACAAGACCGAGGTCTCCGAGCTCGACGGCATCGGCCGGGCCATGCCCTGGACCATGGGGGCGTTCACGGTGGGAGCCCTGGGCCTGGCCGGCGTGCCGCCCATCAACGGGTTCGCCTCCAAGTGGCTGCTGTGCCTGGGTTCCCTGGAAGCCGGCCGGATCGCGGTGCTTGGGGTGTTCCTCCTGAGCGGGCTCCTGAACGCGGCCTACTTCTTCCCCATCGTGCACCGGGCGTTCTTCCGAAACCCCGCCGCGCAGGCGGCACAGGGACACGGCGAAGCCCACGGGAATGGGCACGAGCCCGGAGAAGCCCCCGCCATCATGGTGGTCCCCATCTGCATCGTGGCGCTCCTCTCGATCCTCCTGGGGTTTTATCCGGACCTCTTCTTCGGGTTCTTCCGCCTGGCCTCCGCCATTGCCGCGAGCGTGCTCGGGTTGCCGGGAGGGCCGGGTGTCGCGGGACTGCCGGGAGGAACGCCATGA
- a CDS encoding proton-conducting transporter membrane subunit — protein MISSHTPVLIPLGFLVAGLLVPLAGALRRRLAPAVAVGATGLVAAVSLAGLARVASEGPIRYRLGGWAPPMGIELVLDPLSAFMASVVACVALVVLVHSLRVVEHENPDQAVPFYAAAMIYLTGLTGMTLTGDLFNLYVFLEISSLSGYALLGLGNRRAPLSAFRYLTLGTAGASFYLLGLAFLYLETGTLNMADMARILPLVPERSVLAVGLVFMTVGMGLKMALFPLHGWLPDAYTNAASTSTALVAPIGTKVAAYVLLRLFFFVLGPEAARGELPLLAAVGYLGAAGVIWGSLMAITKSELKRMLAYSSVAQVGYIAVGIGLGSPLGFIGAVLHTVNHACMKACLFLVSANLRMRQAHTHIPRFDQHLRRAMPWSMAAFALAALSMIGLPPTAGFFSKWYLALAALEQSNWVFLGTLLASSLLNAVYFFRVLERIYLIRPADPGSADVPHETGALALREVGGSMLVTTVFLAVSLLALGLLNAWIVTHLIRPMLPAGL, from the coding sequence ATGATCTCCTCCCACACCCCCGTCCTCATCCCCCTGGGCTTCCTGGTGGCGGGGCTCCTCGTTCCCCTGGCCGGGGCGCTGCGCCGCCGCCTGGCCCCCGCCGTGGCCGTGGGGGCCACCGGGCTGGTGGCCGCCGTCTCCCTCGCCGGGCTGGCCCGGGTCGCCTCCGAGGGCCCGATACGGTACCGCCTCGGGGGGTGGGCGCCTCCCATGGGGATCGAGCTCGTCCTCGACCCCCTCTCCGCCTTCATGGCCTCGGTGGTGGCGTGCGTGGCCCTGGTGGTGCTCGTCCACAGCCTGCGGGTCGTGGAGCACGAGAACCCGGATCAGGCGGTGCCCTTCTATGCCGCCGCCATGATCTACCTTACGGGCCTCACGGGGATGACCCTCACCGGGGACCTCTTCAACCTCTACGTGTTCCTCGAGATCAGCTCGCTGTCGGGCTACGCGCTCCTGGGCCTCGGGAACCGCCGGGCGCCCCTCTCGGCGTTCCGCTACCTGACGCTCGGCACGGCGGGGGCTTCCTTCTACCTGCTGGGCCTGGCGTTCCTCTACCTGGAGACCGGCACCCTCAACATGGCCGACATGGCCCGCATCCTGCCGCTCGTGCCCGAGCGATCCGTCCTGGCGGTGGGCCTGGTCTTCATGACCGTGGGCATGGGGCTCAAGATGGCGCTCTTCCCCCTCCACGGCTGGCTCCCCGACGCCTATACCAACGCCGCGTCCACGAGCACGGCGCTGGTGGCCCCCATCGGCACAAAGGTGGCCGCCTACGTGCTCCTGCGCCTGTTCTTCTTCGTGCTCGGCCCCGAGGCGGCCCGGGGAGAGCTGCCGCTGCTGGCGGCCGTGGGGTACCTGGGGGCCGCGGGGGTCATCTGGGGCTCGCTGATGGCCATCACCAAGAGCGAGCTCAAGCGGATGCTCGCCTACAGCTCGGTGGCCCAGGTGGGGTACATCGCCGTGGGCATCGGGCTCGGGTCTCCGCTGGGATTCATCGGGGCCGTGCTCCACACCGTGAACCACGCCTGCATGAAGGCCTGCCTGTTCCTGGTGAGCGCCAATCTTCGGATGCGGCAGGCCCACACCCACATCCCCCGCTTCGACCAGCACCTGCGGCGCGCCATGCCCTGGTCCATGGCCGCGTTTGCCCTGGCGGCCCTCTCCATGATCGGGCTGCCGCCCACGGCCGGGTTCTTCAGCAAGTGGTACCTGGCGCTCGCGGCCCTGGAGCAGTCGAACTGGGTGTTCCTGGGCACCCTGCTCGCCTCGAGCCTCCTGAACGCCGTGTACTTCTTCCGGGTCCTGGAGCGGATCTACCTGATCCGGCCGGCCGACCCCGGCTCCGCCGACGTGCCGCACGAGACGGGCGCCCTGGCGCTCCGGGAAGTGGGCGGGTCGATGCTCGTCACCACCGTGTTCCTCGCCGTGAGCCTGCTCGCCCTGGGACTCCTCAATGCGTGGATCGTGACGCACCTGATCCGCCCCATGCTCCCGGCCGGGCTGTGA